A DNA window from Aestuariispira ectoiniformans contains the following coding sequences:
- a CDS encoding succinylglutamate desuccinylase/aspartoacylase family protein produces the protein MARQTDRIDLASSAPGTNRHLLVHCYGKPGSGPKAYLQAALHADEWPGIMAVHHLLPLLDAADAKGLIKGEIVVVPYANPIGMDQRIGDHVPGRYAFDGSGNYNRNWADLVGGAAPRIKGRLIGDAAQDVETVRAAFREVVASQDARSEVAQLRKVLMGLSCDADYVLDLHCDGEATMHIYANDRHRDIATELCLDMDSPVLLIETTAGGGPFDEANSSPWWRLGDELDEAKDLPHACFATTVEFRGRQDVSDDFGAKDAAGLYSFLCRRGVIDDVVKPQRDETFTAFLHETDVMHAPKAGFVSYALEVGTQVKAGDLIATIIDPVAADPAEARTELRARTDGIFFARVDTRLAAPGVTIAKVAGKTPLAHRKEGALLEA, from the coding sequence ATGGCACGGCAAACAGACAGGATTGATCTGGCGTCTTCAGCACCGGGCACAAACCGTCACTTGCTTGTCCACTGCTATGGCAAACCGGGGTCGGGGCCCAAAGCCTATCTGCAGGCTGCCCTTCACGCCGACGAATGGCCCGGCATCATGGCGGTCCATCATCTGCTGCCGCTTCTGGATGCGGCTGATGCAAAAGGCCTGATCAAAGGTGAGATCGTTGTTGTGCCCTACGCCAATCCGATCGGGATGGATCAACGTATCGGCGACCACGTGCCGGGCCGTTATGCCTTTGATGGCAGCGGTAACTATAACCGGAACTGGGCGGATCTGGTCGGCGGGGCGGCCCCGCGGATCAAGGGCAGGCTGATCGGGGATGCGGCGCAGGATGTGGAAACCGTCCGCGCGGCTTTCCGTGAGGTTGTCGCCAGTCAGGATGCGCGGTCGGAGGTGGCACAGCTTCGCAAGGTTCTCATGGGTCTGTCCTGCGACGCCGATTACGTTCTGGACCTGCATTGCGACGGCGAGGCGACAATGCATATCTATGCGAATGACCGTCATCGCGATATCGCCACAGAGCTTTGCCTCGATATGGACAGCCCGGTTCTGCTGATCGAAACCACCGCAGGCGGCGGGCCTTTCGATGAGGCGAATTCCTCTCCCTGGTGGCGGTTGGGTGACGAGCTGGACGAGGCAAAGGACCTGCCTCATGCCTGTTTTGCCACGACGGTTGAATTCCGGGGGCGGCAGGATGTCAGCGATGACTTCGGTGCCAAGGATGCTGCCGGGCTCTACAGCTTTCTTTGCCGTCGGGGCGTGATCGACGATGTGGTTAAGCCGCAGCGCGATGAAACCTTCACGGCCTTCCTGCATGAAACCGATGTGATGCATGCGCCGAAGGCCGGTTTCGTCAGCTATGCACTGGAAGTGGGGACGCAGGTGAAGGCTGGGGACCTGATTGCTACGATTATTGATCCCGTGGCCGCTGACCCGGCTGAGGCACGGACGGAGCTGCGCGCCCGAACCGACGGCATTTTCTTCGCCCGCGTCGATACCCGCCTCGCGGCCCCCGGCGTAACCATTGCCAAGGTCGCAGGCAAAACACCGCTCGCCCATCGCAAGGAAGGCGCGTTGCTGGAGGCGTAA
- a CDS encoding GIY-YIG nuclease family protein: MQGGWVYIVTNRPNGTLYVGVTSDLKKRVFEHRAGVMAGFTKRYGLKRLVYYAAFGDIQSAIQREKNIKHWPRAWKVRLILMANPAWDDLYHKLF, translated from the coding sequence ATGCAAGGTGGGTGGGTTTACATCGTAACCAATAGGCCTAATGGCACACTTTATGTGGGTGTGACGAGTGACCTCAAAAAACGCGTATTCGAACATCGTGCGGGGGTGATGGCAGGTTTTACTAAGAGATATGGATTGAAGCGCTTAGTTTACTATGCAGCTTTTGGGGATATCCAATCTGCCATTCAGCGAGAGAAGAATATAAAACACTGGCCGCGTGCCTGGAAGGTTCGTCTCATCTTGATGGCTAATCCGGCATGGGATGATCTTTACCACAAGCTATTTTAA